The following coding sequences are from one Candidatus Nitrohelix vancouverensis window:
- the moeB gene encoding molybdopterin-synthase adenylyltransferase MoeB, with protein sequence MGLTQDQIGRYSRHLLLPEVGVEGQEKICNSKVLCIGTGGLGAPVAFYLAAAGVGKLGLIDFDVVDLSNLQRQIIHGEKEVGTLKVDSARQSLSNLNSSIEIKTYNTRLTSENAMEIFKDYDIVIDGTDNFPTRYLANDACVLLGIPYIYGCILRFEGQASVFDSKKGPCYRCLYPEPPPPGLVPSCAEGGVLGVLPGLVGMIQATETLKIILEKGDVLIGRLLLCDALGMKFREMKLRKDKDCPICGDNPTIKELIDYEQFCGIPQAQEASAEDAAMEVDVQVVQDKLALKHNFKLIDVREPSEYEICKIDGASLIPLGVFQDKQMDKLNGLQKQDEIILHCKAGVRSMKAAKALVEMGFENVKSMRGGIDEWAERIDTSLTRY encoded by the coding sequence ATGGGTTTGACTCAGGATCAAATAGGCCGTTACAGTCGCCACCTGCTTTTGCCGGAGGTTGGGGTTGAGGGTCAGGAAAAAATATGTAATTCCAAAGTGTTGTGCATCGGCACCGGCGGACTCGGCGCGCCAGTGGCGTTTTATCTGGCCGCGGCCGGCGTGGGCAAGCTGGGCTTGATCGATTTCGACGTGGTGGATCTCAGCAACCTGCAACGCCAGATCATTCACGGCGAAAAAGAAGTCGGAACGCTGAAGGTGGATTCGGCCCGGCAGTCCCTGAGCAATCTCAATTCCAGCATCGAGATCAAAACCTACAACACGCGCCTGACCTCTGAAAATGCGATGGAAATTTTCAAGGACTACGACATCGTCATCGACGGCACCGACAATTTCCCGACGCGCTATCTGGCCAACGACGCCTGCGTTCTGCTTGGAATCCCTTATATTTACGGATGTATTCTGCGGTTTGAAGGACAGGCTTCGGTGTTCGACTCCAAAAAGGGACCGTGCTACCGATGCTTGTATCCCGAACCTCCGCCTCCAGGTCTGGTTCCCAGTTGCGCAGAAGGCGGCGTGCTGGGCGTATTGCCGGGTCTGGTCGGTATGATTCAGGCGACGGAAACCCTGAAGATCATTCTGGAGAAGGGCGATGTCTTGATCGGTCGCCTGCTGTTGTGCGACGCGTTGGGCATGAAATTCCGCGAAATGAAATTGCGCAAGGACAAGGACTGCCCGATTTGCGGCGATAATCCAACGATCAAGGAACTGATCGACTACGAACAGTTCTGCGGCATCCCGCAGGCTCAGGAAGCCAGCGCGGAAGACGCGGCGATGGAAGTCGACGTGCAGGTGGTTCAGGACAAGCTGGCTTTGAAGCACAATTTCAAGCTCATTGACGTGCGCGAACCTTCCGAATACGAAATCTGCAAGATCGATGGAGCCAGTCTCATTCCTTTGGGAGTGTTTCAGGACAAGCAGATGGACAAACTGAACGGTTTGCAAAAGCAGGATGAAATCATCCTCCACTGCAAGGCCGGTGTGCGTAGCATGAAAGCGGCGAAAGCTTTGGTTGAGATGGGATTCGAAAACGTGAAGAGCATGCGCGGCGGTATCGACGAGTGGGCGGAACGCATCGACACTTCGTTGACGCGATATTGA